Proteins encoded by one window of Dehalococcoidales bacterium:
- a CDS encoding response regulator transcription factor: MRKCPLILVADDEEPLLRLLKKSLGLEGYDVVTASNGVKALQAFEGSDPDLAILDIGMPGLDGFSVLKVIREQSSIPVIMLTAMDEPACVERALAGGADDFMIKPFDRVELMARVHAKLRRNGSDDIGQSRAGKTKALGR, translated from the coding sequence ATGAGAAAGTGCCCACTAATCCTGGTAGCAGATGATGAGGAACCATTACTTCGGCTGCTCAAGAAAAGCCTTGGCCTGGAAGGATATGATGTAGTCACCGCCAGCAACGGTGTGAAGGCATTGCAGGCGTTTGAGGGTAGCGACCCGGACCTGGCTATTCTGGATATCGGGATGCCGGGGCTTGATGGTTTTAGCGTTCTCAAGGTTATCCGGGAGCAGTCCAGCATACCGGTCATTATGCTCACGGCAATGGATGAACCCGCCTGTGTGGAGCGTGCCCTGGCCGGAGGCGCCGACGATTTTATGATCAAACCATTTGATCGGGTTGAACTCATGGCCCGGGTGCACGCCAAGCTAAGGCGTAATGGGTCAGATGATATCGGTCAATCAAGAGCAGGTAAGACTAAGGCTTTAGGTCGATGA